The Hymenobacter sp. YIM 151858-1 genome contains the following window.
TGAAAGTCGTGGGAAACAGCTTCTGCGCTTGGTTTTCCAGCTTTTGGATGAAGGCAGTTTTGCCGTCGCCCGCATTCCCGGTGATGATGACCAGGCGGTATTTCGCCTGTAGAATGTCATTTATCAGCTTCGTGTCCAGGCGCGTTTCGATGTACGTCCGAACTGCAAACTCATCCAAGCCGCGGGTGCCGGCGTTCGTGTAGCGCGATTGGCTGAACAGCTTGTTGAGCTCGGTCACGAATTTCTCCGTGGTAATCGTTGCTGCGGGTACTGGCTGGTCAGCCAGCAAGCCTGGCAAGCCCAGCTGCTCCAACGCTTCCTGCATCTCGCGCGCGGTGGCGAAACGGTCAGCTCGCTGGGGCTGCACTGCTTTGAAGAGCCAGTTGGCAAACCCATCCGACAGCTCCGGCCGCAAAGCCTTGGGGTGATGCGGTACACGGGTCATAATAGGCTTGCTGGCTTTGCCGTTAGCATCGGCCCAGGGGTGGCGCTTGCATACCAGCTCGAACAGCGTGATGCCCAAGGCAAAGGTGTCGCAGCTTTCATCCCAGCGCACACGCATTTGGTCCACTACCCGGTCGGGGGCAATGTAGAAGGAAGTGCCTACGTGGTCCTTGTCAGCAGCTTCCGAGGTAGCCACGTTGAAATCAATCAGCACGAACCGCTCGTTGCGGTGCCAGATGATGTTGCGGGGCTTGATGTCGCGGTGGAAAATTGGATTCGGACGCTCGTGCAGGTAGCGTAGGGCCCCGGTCAATTCCTGTCCCAGCTGAAATATCAGTGGCAAGGGGAGACGTTGCTCTCCTTTCACGCCTCCTACGTAGTCGCCTAGGCAGTCGCCTTCCAGCAGCTCCATCAGAGTGAAGAATCGGCCCGTGGGTAATTCTCCATTCCACACGAACTTGACAATGTTGCGGTGGTTGAGGCCTTTCAGCGCATTGTACTCATCAAGTACCGTGCGGGTATTCACGCTCTCGTTGTACACCTTCATGGCACGCTCTTCACCTTGCAGCGTGTGTTTTACCTTCCACACTTCCGAGTAGCCGCCTTCTCCCAGTGGAGCCACAAAAAGGTAAGACTCCTGTTGGTCGCCCGCACGAATGCGGCCATCAGAGGCAGCCGGGGCCGGTGTGCTCGCAGGGGCAGGCGTGGTCAGGGTGCGCGTATTGCTTAGTCCCTGGTCAAGTTTGGCCAATACTTCGGTCATGGTTTGCAGCCGGTTGGCTGGCTGCAGTCGTACCATTTGGTCTACCAAGCTATCCACCCACTCGGGTAGGCCAGGTACCCGTCGCCCCGGTAGCTCTGAAGCAGGCAGTTGGCCCTGCCAATGGTCCAGGTCATGCCAGGAGTTGGGGAGGGCCCGTTCGCCGGTCAGGGTTTCGTACAGGGTCAGGCCGAGGCCGTACACATCGGTAGCTGCCGTAGCATCTGCCGGGCTGTCGTCTAGCTCGGTGGCGCGGTAGGGTAGGGCATCGGCATCATCGTCGGCTGCGGCAGGCAGCACCGTGATGCCTTCGCGCTGCGCGGCCCGGAAAAAGGCGCGACTAAAGTTTCCCAGGAAAGCGCCTGCTGCCGTCAGGTAGATATTTGCGGGCCGTACGTCGCGGTGGTACACGCCGGCGGCGTGGGCAGCTTGCAGGGCCAGTGCTACTTGGCGAATCAGGGCTAGTTTCTCGGGCAGGGAATAGGTGGCCCGGTCTAGCTCCGCAGCCAGGGTCTTCTCATCCAGGTAGTCTGTTATCTCAAACAACTCTCCGCGCAGCTCGTCTGTGAGCATCTGCACGGTTAGCACGTGGGGAGCGGCCCCAATCTTTTGAAGCGCTTGGTATTGGTTTCGAATGACGCCTAGGCGAAACTCGCGGTCAGCAGGGCTCAAGCCATGTACATCAAGGCTATACGCGCGTACCCGCTTCTGGCCGGCCCCGTCGAGGCCGCGCGGCCGTACCAGGTACTCGGTGCAGTCGGCGCTTTGGGCCAGCACGTCCAGCACTTCATAGTCGGCCTCGAATAGTTTTGGCTCGGGCCGAGGCTCCTGGCTGAGGCCTGCAAGGAAAGCCGAAACGCCCTCCTGCAGGTCAGCTATTTTGCCCGGCGTGCTGCGGGCCGCGTCATGGTCTTGTAGGTAAGCCGTGAGCGACTGGTCAAGGGAAAACACCCGGCTGCCGGTGGCATCGGGTAGCTGACGCGACACCATGGAGGGGTCCGACAGCGTGATGGACGTTTCTATCCAAGCCCGGCCCCAGGCTGCATTTTCCTGCTTGAGCCGGCTGGCCAGTACACTGGTTTTGAATCGCGCGCCGAGTAGGGGGCTTTTAAAGCTGCGGCCACTTACCCGCCAGGTGTGGTCGTCGCCAATCAGGTGCCCTCGCCAGTCTTTGTTTTCGAGGTGATAAAGCGCATGGGGGGCAACTACAATCAGGTCATACTCCAGCATGTCCACCGCGTTGTTGCGGGGGTTGCGGTATACCAAGTTTACGTTGGGTACCAGCAGATACGTGTCTGGCAACTGGGCTTCTAGGAAATCTAGTAGCCGCTGCTCCCCGGCCTGTACTGCCCCCTCGTGGTGGGCTGGGTTGATGATTATTGCCATGCGGCTATTGCGGATTCAACGAGTTTAATAGCACTGGTCTCAAGCTCGTAAGCTTGATTGAACTGACGAGTATAGTCCGTAACGTGGCGAGTGACGTCCTCTACCAGCTTCTCGTAAATGGGCACTTGCAACTGCTCAATTTGACCGTTATCAATATGGAGCTGGCCAGTGCCGTAAGAAAGGCTTTTCAGAATGGCTTGGCCTTGCTTAGTCTTGAAATAAGCGAACAGGTAGGGGTTGTGGTTATCCGCTGCTGGCACAATACGAATCAGGTTGTTCGTTGCTGCTGCGCCTTCCAGAAACTTTGGAACGATGCTCACATACCCCATTGAGGAAAGGCTGCCCGAATCTTGTAGCGCCAGCCAGCCTTCTTCCAAGATATAATCCTGGAGCTTTGGTGTTTTGCGGGAAAGGAAGCTGTCAAATTTGGGACAAGTCTCCAGCAAATCTGTACCGCTCAGGAACACCACACCACGCTTAGCATCTGCTACTCGTATACGCTTGAAAATATCAGGCGTGAACACTCGCTCCGACAATGAGCCGACTGATTTTAGGATAGCCGTTTTCCCTGCTTGCTGTAGAAAACGGTCGTAAGCAGTATGCTGAACCGTAGCGTCAAACCGCAGCCGCTGGTGAGCGAAGGAGGATGAACGTGCTACGTATTGTTGGGACTGCTCGAATGCTGGTAATACACCCTCCAGCAACTCTACGCCTAACCGCAAGGCTGAATTGGCATTTTCGCGCAACTTAGCGGCCTGCTCAATCTTGTCATGTATTAGCTTCATCTGTTCTTGTGCCAACAGAGGAACAGGTAGATTAGCTATATGATGAGGCTCAATATGCTGTATTACGCCGCCATATGTGCCTTGTGTCATCATTGCGAATCCAGCATTAGATGCTAAGAAAGCATAGAGGTATCCACTAGGAATCTTTTTGTTTTTGGGAATGATACGAATCAAATCGTGCGTGCCGATTTGACCTTCGAAATCCTCATTCGTATAAACTGTGCGACCTATAGAGCCAGAGCAGGATACTAAAATCCAGCCTTTATGCATCATTAGGTTGGTTACTTTGCCAGTATGAACCTTAGACAAATAAGAGCCAGAAAGAGGCTCTGTTTTAGTCATATCTGAGGCTGTGATGTACGGGTAACCACGCTTTGGGTCATTGACATAGGTTCGCCGGAACCGATTGCCTAGGAAAATACGCTCTGAAGCATCAGATAACGACTCGTAATCACCATATGCCTCAATAGCGAGTTGCGTATTACGTCCTTCACTTAAGTGGTAAGAAGCATCCAGACGTACCCCGGTTTCACCAAACCAAGCAGCTTTTGCACGTGCTATTTTCATAGTCCTTGGCTTTTGACAAATTCGTGATACGCAGTGCGAATTTTGGGTAAATCGTCGTCGAGCACTGGGGCTTTTTCGGTACGATGCTTAAGCTTCTTCTCTCCGGTTTTGCCGTCTACACTCAAATAGGAGATGATTTTAGATTTGATAATCTCTGCTCCATCTTCGTCGCGCTCATACACAGGTACCCCTCGGCGGTCTTTGCCTACCTTATCAGCAATAGCCATAAACACGTCATAGTCATTACCGCCCCGGTCGTAAGCCAGACTGATTTCAGTGGGTGTAAGCTTCTGCAAAAACAGCAAGGAGGCTTGCACACCCACTTGGGGCAGAAAGGCCTCTACCGGCAAGTCTACCGAGGCAAGCAGACGGAATTTGCGGAGTATCCAAGCCCGAACATATTCGGTGTTTGGGTTGCCCAAAATACCGTCGGGCAACACAATGGCTAACCGGCCGCCAGGTTTCAGAAACTGGTAACAGCGGTCAATAAACAGAATTTCAGGGGGCTGGCTATTGGCAAGAGCCATTTTATCCCATCCCTGGTTATTGGCCAGCCGACGCCAAGTATGTCCAAGGTCAAACTCCTGTAGAATGCCCTTATCATTAATGGGAATCTTGGCTCCGAAGGGCGGATTCGAGAATATCAAATCGAAGCAGCCCAGGCCATTAGTGTAGTATTGTGGGTCAGTTTCTTCCGCGTCGCCGGCCTCTTCCACACTGCTGCGCACAGCTTCGTTGAAGGTCTTAATGTCGGGGAAGTTGCCTTTGGGGTACTCCAACGAGTTGAAGTGGAAGATATTGGCGTGGCCGTCGCCGGCCATCACCATGTTCATGCGGGCTGCACGTTTCAGGTCTGGGTCGAAGTCGATGCCAAACTGATACCGTTGAGCATAGGCCAGTACCTTTTCGTTCACGTCGGGCGAGTTGTACTTGTCGCGCAGCCATTCACCCTCCAGGTCCGGGTATAGCTCCTTGGCAATCTTTTGCCGCACGTGGTCGAGTACCATCACCAGGAAGCCTCCGCTGCCGCAGCTGGGGTCCAGCACCCGTTGGTCGGGCTGGGGGTCCAGCATTTCTACCATGGCCCGTACAATGTTGCGTGGTGTGAAGAACTGCCCCCGCTCCCGCTTCAGCGTCGTACCGACGATGGTTTCATAAGCCAGGCCTTTAACGTCGACGGTTGCATCTAGGAAGGAGTAACGAGCCAGCTCGGCCGCCACGTAGCCCAAGCCCCGGTCGGTCAGGCGGATTTCTTCGTTGCCTTCAAATACCTCCGCAAATTCGAGGGATTCCTTCATCTCAGCGAAGAGCTTTTTGATGCGCTCCGCCACGGCCGCCCGGCCTTCCTCCGAGTTGTTTTCTTTGATGCCCACCCAGAAGTAGCGGCGGTAGCTCTTGCCCTCTCGGGCGCAGATGTCTCGCCGCTTCTCGTCGTAGATTTTACAGAAAATCAGGTTTAACAGCTGCCAGAAAGCATCCTTCTGGCGTCCCTCGTTGCCGTAGATGTAATCGTGACAGGCGCGAAACGTGCGTACCAATGACTCGTTGGCCGGGCTCCGGCCGGTCATCTTATCCGAACGCTCCAGGTCGGCCAGAGACTCCCCAGCCCCCGGAAAGTCCGCCAACTCTTCGAACGTCACCGCATTCAGACTGCCGATTTTACGCTGAAAGAAGGTGAACACCGTGCCATTTGACCACAAGCCAAACTCGCAGTTTTCGGCGGCGCTAAGAGCATCCTGCAGCACCTGCCAGCCTTTTTTGGGGTCGTTGGGCTTGGTCTTTTCGTCGTTCACTACACACAGGCGAATCAGGTTCTCCTGCTTGTGGTCTTGGCCTGGACCAAACACAACCAACTCTACCCGCCGCTTCCACTTTTTGCCCTCATCGGTGTCGCCCGTCACGGTGAAGTCGCGCGCCATGTCTTCTTTGTCGAAGCCATACTCTTCGAGCAGCATCAGAATCAGGGCTTGCAGGTTCTTCTCTTTGCCAGTCTCCTTGATGGGCTGGCCCGTGAGGCGGCATTGGGCAGTGCTTTCGTCTTCGGTCGAGTCGTCGGTCAGCAGGTCGGTTTCAGTCAGGTCGTCGGGTTGCATGTGGGGGCTATTTACAGAGAGGCCATTCAGTGAGGGAATTCACCAGTGCCAAGTCGATAAATCATCATCTAGCAGCTGGTTTGGGCAGTAGGCCGATACTAGGGTTCAGGGTAGAGTAGATGTTGAATCTCTGCCCAGAGGTCGCGGCGGTTGGCGTAGCGCCGTAGCCGGCTTTCGTTTAAAGTGAAGTGCTGACGCGCAAAGGCAAACATGCCTGGCAATCCCAGCTGGTAATCGAGGTACAAGTCGCGGTGAGCCAGCGCGTCCACCAGCAGCTTTTCCAAGGGGCTGGTGCAAACGCCGG
Protein-coding sequences here:
- the mads2 gene encoding methylation-associated defense system DNA methyltransferase MAD2 — its product is MQPDDLTETDLLTDDSTEDESTAQCRLTGQPIKETGKEKNLQALILMLLEEYGFDKEDMARDFTVTGDTDEGKKWKRRVELVVFGPGQDHKQENLIRLCVVNDEKTKPNDPKKGWQVLQDALSAAENCEFGLWSNGTVFTFFQRKIGSLNAVTFEELADFPGAGESLADLERSDKMTGRSPANESLVRTFRACHDYIYGNEGRQKDAFWQLLNLIFCKIYDEKRRDICAREGKSYRRYFWVGIKENNSEEGRAAVAERIKKLFAEMKESLEFAEVFEGNEEIRLTDRGLGYVAAELARYSFLDATVDVKGLAYETIVGTTLKRERGQFFTPRNIVRAMVEMLDPQPDQRVLDPSCGSGGFLVMVLDHVRQKIAKELYPDLEGEWLRDKYNSPDVNEKVLAYAQRYQFGIDFDPDLKRAARMNMVMAGDGHANIFHFNSLEYPKGNFPDIKTFNEAVRSSVEEAGDAEETDPQYYTNGLGCFDLIFSNPPFGAKIPINDKGILQEFDLGHTWRRLANNQGWDKMALANSQPPEILFIDRCYQFLKPGGRLAIVLPDGILGNPNTEYVRAWILRKFRLLASVDLPVEAFLPQVGVQASLLFLQKLTPTEISLAYDRGGNDYDVFMAIADKVGKDRRGVPVYERDEDGAEIIKSKIISYLSVDGKTGEKKLKHRTEKAPVLDDDLPKIRTAYHEFVKSQGL
- the mads6 gene encoding methylation-associated defense system protein kinase MAD6, whose translation is MAIIINPAHHEGAVQAGEQRLLDFLEAQLPDTYLLVPNVNLVYRNPRNNAVDMLEYDLIVVAPHALYHLENKDWRGHLIGDDHTWRVSGRSFKSPLLGARFKTSVLASRLKQENAAWGRAWIETSITLSDPSMVSRQLPDATGSRVFSLDQSLTAYLQDHDAARSTPGKIADLQEGVSAFLAGLSQEPRPEPKLFEADYEVLDVLAQSADCTEYLVRPRGLDGAGQKRVRAYSLDVHGLSPADREFRLGVIRNQYQALQKIGAAPHVLTVQMLTDELRGELFEITDYLDEKTLAAELDRATYSLPEKLALIRQVALALQAAHAAGVYHRDVRPANIYLTAAGAFLGNFSRAFFRAAQREGITVLPAAADDDADALPYRATELDDSPADATAATDVYGLGLTLYETLTGERALPNSWHDLDHWQGQLPASELPGRRVPGLPEWVDSLVDQMVRLQPANRLQTMTEVLAKLDQGLSNTRTLTTPAPASTPAPAASDGRIRAGDQQESYLFVAPLGEGGYSEVWKVKHTLQGEERAMKVYNESVNTRTVLDEYNALKGLNHRNIVKFVWNGELPTGRFFTLMELLEGDCLGDYVGGVKGEQRLPLPLIFQLGQELTGALRYLHERPNPIFHRDIKPRNIIWHRNERFVLIDFNVATSEAADKDHVGTSFYIAPDRVVDQMRVRWDESCDTFALGITLFELVCKRHPWADANGKASKPIMTRVPHHPKALRPELSDGFANWLFKAVQPQRADRFATAREMQEALEQLGLPGLLADQPVPAATITTEKFVTELNKLFSQSRYTNAGTRGLDEFAVRTYIETRLDTKLINDILQAKYRLVIITGNAGDGKTAFIQKLENQAQKLFPTTFKRDETTKNGASFELQGIPFQSNYDGSQDEGSKENTQVLDEFLAPFAGRSDFAQVPAGRLIAINEGRLVEYLQSHRAEFGALEKAVESFFYQEGITDLPGGLLLVNLNLRSVVSLSELTGEQSIFRRQIKALVKPEFWTGCNSCAVREQCFIRYNAQSLNDPDAGDEVLRRMERLLLTVHLRRELHLTMRDLRSLLAFWLTRDHSCADVIALAAAGEAMPLLEKYYFNLPDSEANDAGNRDRLVSLVRLTDVGQRALPTLDRNLYYNPLQERDYLSFSSQREGNLLSWLEREKIALRDTWTDDDKLPPQRPLHRLLARHQYFEGRFDSDLRLPYRAVGQFAKVLLASETEQKEELQKLRMSIAHAIAILERCPNRLISEQYLVLSVGEKDNVAMTYRLFALTDFELRLGVPPKRTEYLEYFPDRLVFRHLTLPHVSMEISLDLFELLTYIGAGYQPSLNDMKGRFLELQLFKNLLANMPYRQVLVTGDHRDYYTVEADPHNKIVVQKKLFTQPALSA
- the mads5 gene encoding methylation-associated defense system restriction endonuclease subunit S MAD5; this encodes MKIARAKAAWFGETGVRLDASYHLSEGRNTQLAIEAYGDYESLSDASERIFLGNRFRRTYVNDPKRGYPYITASDMTKTEPLSGSYLSKVHTGKVTNLMMHKGWILVSCSGSIGRTVYTNEDFEGQIGTHDLIRIIPKNKKIPSGYLYAFLASNAGFAMMTQGTYGGVIQHIEPHHIANLPVPLLAQEQMKLIHDKIEQAAKLRENANSALRLGVELLEGVLPAFEQSQQYVARSSSFAHQRLRFDATVQHTAYDRFLQQAGKTAILKSVGSLSERVFTPDIFKRIRVADAKRGVVFLSGTDLLETCPKFDSFLSRKTPKLQDYILEEGWLALQDSGSLSSMGYVSIVPKFLEGAAATNNLIRIVPAADNHNPYLFAYFKTKQGQAILKSLSYGTGQLHIDNGQIEQLQVPIYEKLVEDVTRHVTDYTRQFNQAYELETSAIKLVESAIAAWQ